From a region of the Basfia succiniciproducens genome:
- the manA gene encoding mannose-6-phosphate isomerase, class I, which translates to MTGIYKLTGSLQHYVWGGHDYLPELLHIKKEPNQYYAEWWLGAHSSSPSTIEVEEKQLSLIDFIGQHPEVLGSQSRALFGDELPYLLKILDVKKPLSIQLHPTKKQAEIGFAEENSKGIDLKDAKRTYKDNNHKPEMMIALSDFWLLHGFKTKEKIIETLKNRPTLTALLSKLETQDMHGFYADIMQASQTELANWLLPIIESNKIAYEKGELSLENPDYWVLYAMEAMEISPEKLDSGLICFYLFNIVHTKTGEGIYQDAGIPHAYLRGQNIELMACSDNVIRGGLTPKHVDIPALLEVIDCREVVPEIIPPAPQENGAFIYSTPAKDFALENVRYDAGIKIESKAENATIIFVMQGTLKISQKNTALFLKQGESAFICADTQYRIEGIEQGYCVLSKLP; encoded by the coding sequence ATGACTGGCATTTATAAACTAACGGGCAGCCTGCAACATTATGTGTGGGGCGGTCATGATTACCTTCCGGAATTACTTCACATCAAAAAAGAGCCTAATCAATATTATGCGGAATGGTGGCTGGGCGCCCATAGCTCCTCACCTTCAACAATTGAAGTGGAAGAAAAACAGCTTTCGTTGATTGATTTTATCGGGCAGCATCCCGAAGTTTTAGGCAGCCAAAGCCGCGCCCTGTTTGGCGATGAACTGCCTTATTTGCTGAAAATTTTAGATGTTAAAAAACCGCTTTCCATTCAATTGCACCCGACCAAAAAACAGGCGGAAATCGGTTTTGCCGAAGAAAATTCAAAAGGTATTGATTTAAAGGATGCAAAACGTACCTACAAGGATAACAATCACAAACCGGAAATGATGATTGCCCTTTCCGATTTCTGGTTATTGCACGGTTTTAAAACCAAAGAAAAAATCATTGAAACCTTAAAAAACCGCCCAACTCTGACCGCACTTTTAAGCAAGCTGGAAACTCAGGATATGCACGGTTTCTATGCGGATATTATGCAGGCAAGTCAAACGGAACTGGCAAATTGGCTGTTACCGATTATTGAATCGAATAAAATCGCTTATGAAAAAGGCGAGCTTTCCTTGGAAAATCCGGATTATTGGGTACTTTACGCTATGGAAGCCATGGAAATCTCCCCTGAAAAACTGGATTCCGGATTAATCTGCTTCTATCTTTTCAACATTGTTCATACTAAAACGGGCGAAGGCATTTATCAGGATGCGGGGATTCCCCATGCCTATTTGCGCGGGCAAAACATTGAGTTAATGGCTTGTTCGGATAACGTTATCCGCGGAGGATTAACACCGAAACACGTGGATATTCCGGCGCTTTTAGAAGTGATTGACTGCCGCGAAGTGGTGCCTGAAATTATTCCCCCGGCTCCGCAGGAAAACGGCGCCTTCATTTACAGTACGCCGGCAAAAGATTTTGCGCTGGAAAATGTGCGCTATGATGCGGGCATAAAGATTGAAAGCAAGGCGGAGAACGCCACAATTATTTTTGTGATGCAAGGTACATTAAAAATTTCGCAAAAAAATACCGCACTTTTTCTCAAACAAGGAGAATCTGCATTTATCTGCGCCGATACGCAATATCGAATTGAAGGTATCGAGCAAGGTTATTGCGTACTTTCAAAACTGCCCTAA
- a CDS encoding PTS mannose/fructose/sorbose transporter subunit IIC, which yields MEISTLQVILVFLVSCVCGAGSILDEFQTHRPLIACTLIGLVLGDMTTGIIVGGSLELLALGWMNIGAALAPDAALASVISTILVIVGGQDISTGIAVAIPLAAAGQVLTYVVRAITVGFQHAADKSVEDGNLARLDWIHFGALMLQAMRIAIPALIVALTAGTDVVQTMLNAIPPVVTTGLKIAGGFIAVVGYAMVINMMRAGHLMPFFYAGFVIAAFTDFNLVALGVLGTIMAVIYIQIHPKYNKSQQVVVAAASNNDLDNRLD from the coding sequence ATGGAAATTTCAACTTTACAAGTCATTCTTGTATTCCTTGTATCCTGCGTTTGCGGTGCAGGTTCGATTCTTGATGAGTTCCAAACTCATCGTCCGTTAATTGCCTGTACCTTAATCGGTCTTGTACTTGGCGATATGACAACAGGTATCATCGTAGGCGGTTCTCTTGAACTATTAGCCTTAGGCTGGATGAATATCGGTGCGGCGCTTGCACCGGATGCGGCGCTTGCTTCCGTAATTTCAACAATCTTGGTTATTGTGGGCGGTCAGGATATTTCGACAGGTATTGCGGTTGCAATTCCGCTTGCGGCTGCAGGTCAGGTATTAACTTATGTGGTTCGTGCAATTACCGTCGGTTTCCAACACGCGGCGGATAAATCCGTTGAAGACGGTAATCTTGCCCGTCTGGACTGGATTCACTTCGGCGCGCTAATGTTACAGGCAATGCGTATTGCAATTCCGGCTTTAATCGTTGCCTTAACCGCCGGTACGGATGTAGTTCAAACTATGTTAAATGCGATTCCGCCGGTTGTAACTACAGGTCTTAAAATCGCCGGTGGTTTTATTGCGGTAGTCGGTTATGCGATGGTTATCAATATGATGCGCGCAGGTCACTTAATGCCATTCTTCTATGCAGGTTTTGTTATTGCGGCATTCACCGATTTCAACTTAGTTGCTCTTGGCGTATTAGGTACGATTATGGCTGTTATTTATATCCAAATTCATCCTAAATACAACAAAAGCCAACAAGTTGTGGTAGCGGCGGCTTCAAACAATGACCTTGATAACAGATTAGATTAA
- the ccmD gene encoding heme exporter protein CcmD has product MFFESWSDFFYMGGYGFYVWLSYGITFVTLLILAIQSYRGKKIVFREIQREQQREQRLQATKSRGAL; this is encoded by the coding sequence ATGTTTTTCGAATCTTGGAGTGATTTTTTTTATATGGGAGGCTATGGCTTTTATGTCTGGCTTTCTTATGGTATTACCTTTGTTACCTTGCTGATTCTTGCAATTCAGAGTTATCGGGGTAAAAAAATAGTGTTCCGTGAAATTCAACGGGAACAACAGCGGGAACAACGTTTACAGGCAACGAAATCAAGAGGGGCGCTATGA
- a CDS encoding PTS mannose transporter subunit IID, with translation MTTEIKKVTKSDLNSVVLRSNLFQGSWNFERMQALGFMYSISPVIKRLYPDPNSQERKDAIKRHLEFFNTQPFVAAPVLGVTIAMEEERANGKPIDDAAINGIKVGLMGPLAGVGDPIYWGTARPVFAALGAGLALSGSILGPLLFFVLFNLVRLATRYYGVTYGYKKGLDVVQDMSGGLLQKLTEGASILGLFIMGALVQKWTSINVPLVVSTIQKQDGTTEITTVQSILDSLMPGLLPLLFTFACMWLLRNRVNALWIIVGFFVIGIFGAWTGILA, from the coding sequence ATGACAACTGAAATCAAAAAAGTAACAAAAAGCGATTTAAATTCTGTTGTTCTTCGTTCTAACCTTTTCCAAGGTTCATGGAACTTCGAACGTATGCAGGCACTTGGGTTTATGTACTCAATTTCACCGGTAATCAAACGCTTATATCCGGATCCGAATTCACAAGAACGTAAAGACGCCATTAAACGCCACCTTGAATTCTTTAACACTCAACCGTTCGTTGCCGCGCCGGTTTTAGGCGTAACCATTGCGATGGAAGAAGAGCGCGCAAACGGCAAACCGATCGACGATGCGGCAATCAATGGTATCAAAGTCGGTCTAATGGGGCCGTTAGCCGGTGTAGGCGACCCAATTTACTGGGGTACGGCACGTCCGGTATTTGCGGCGCTTGGTGCGGGTCTTGCATTAAGCGGCAGCATTTTAGGTCCGTTACTTTTCTTCGTATTGTTTAACCTTGTTCGTTTGGCAACCCGTTACTACGGCGTAACCTACGGCTACAAAAAAGGCTTGGACGTAGTACAGGATATGAGCGGCGGTTTGCTGCAAAAATTAACCGAAGGCGCATCTATTCTCGGTTTATTTATCATGGGTGCCCTGGTACAGAAATGGACCAGCATTAATGTTCCGCTTGTGGTTTCTACCATTCAAAAACAAGACGGTACAACAGAAATTACAACGGTGCAAAGCATCCTTGATAGTTTAATGCCGGGTTTATTACCGTTGCTCTTTACCTTTGCCTGTATGTGGCTATTGCGTAACCGGGTGAATGCGCTTTGGATTATCGTCGGTTTCTTCGTGATCGGTATCTTTGGCGCGTGGACGGGTATTTTAGCCTAG
- a CDS encoding heme ABC transporter permease, with the protein MWKWLHPYAKPETQYKLCGKFIPFFAVIALLLLAVACVWGLAFAPADYQQGNSFRIMYVHVPSAIWSMGVYGSMAVAALIGLVWQIKQAHLSVIAMAPIGAALNFLALVTGAVWGKPMWGAWWVWDARLTASLILFFLYLGVMALYSAFQDRNTGMKAAAILCVVGVINLPVIHFSVEWWNTLHQGASITKFEKPSIATPMLIPLILSIFGFMALSIWLTLVRYRVELLKEDRKRPWVKALIK; encoded by the coding sequence ATGTGGAAGTGGTTACATCCTTATGCCAAACCGGAAACTCAGTATAAATTATGTGGTAAATTTATTCCGTTTTTTGCGGTTATTGCGCTTTTATTATTAGCCGTTGCCTGTGTATGGGGGTTGGCGTTTGCACCCGCAGACTATCAACAGGGCAATAGTTTCCGTATTATGTATGTCCACGTGCCTTCGGCAATCTGGTCTATGGGCGTTTACGGTTCTATGGCGGTTGCTGCGCTTATCGGGCTGGTCTGGCAGATTAAGCAAGCGCATCTCTCGGTTATTGCGATGGCGCCTATCGGTGCGGCGCTGAACTTTTTAGCTTTAGTAACCGGCGCCGTTTGGGGCAAGCCTATGTGGGGCGCCTGGTGGGTTTGGGACGCCAGATTGACTGCATCATTAATTTTATTCTTTTTATATTTAGGCGTAATGGCGTTGTATTCGGCGTTTCAGGATCGTAATACCGGCATGAAAGCGGCGGCAATTCTGTGTGTTGTAGGCGTTATTAATTTACCTGTTATTCATTTTTCGGTGGAATGGTGGAATACCCTGCACCAAGGCGCAAGTATCACTAAATTTGAAAAACCTTCTATCGCTACGCCAATGTTAATTCCATTGATTTTAAGTATTTTCGGCTTTATGGCATTGAGCATTTGGTTGACTTTAGTACGTTATCGTGTGGAGCTTCTGAAAGAAGATCGTAAACGTCCTTGGGTGAAGGCGTTAATTAAATAA
- the manX gene encoding PTS mannose transporter subunit IIAB, with amino-acid sequence MTIAIIIATHGVAAEQLLKTTEMLIGEQENVATIDFVPGENAETIMGKYQEKLATTLSHCDQVLFLVDTWGGSPFNAANRVSEGNENMDIVTGVNVPMLVETFMARDDNPSLQELVAIALETGRTGVRALRYEEPEEAPVEQAQPVPAAAPTAQPNVVTNKEGHLEIGLARIDDRLIHGQVATRWTKESRVTRIVVVNDDVAKDSVRSTMLKSVAPPGVTAHVVNVDKMIRVYNNPEYAGERMMLLFTNPTDVVKLMQAGVEFKSINIGGMAYKDGKQMITSAVAVDSQDIDAFKILDAKGIELDVRKVSNDARQYMMDLLKKNNLI; translated from the coding sequence ATGACTATTGCTATCATCATAGCAACACATGGCGTGGCGGCAGAGCAATTGCTCAAAACCACCGAAATGCTCATTGGCGAGCAGGAAAATGTTGCTACTATTGATTTTGTTCCCGGTGAAAATGCTGAAACAATTATGGGCAAATACCAAGAGAAACTGGCAACAACATTATCACATTGTGATCAGGTGTTGTTCTTAGTGGATACCTGGGGCGGTAGCCCGTTTAACGCGGCAAACCGCGTATCTGAGGGCAACGAAAACATGGATATTGTAACCGGTGTCAACGTACCTATGTTGGTGGAAACCTTTATGGCGCGCGATGATAATCCGAGTTTGCAGGAACTTGTGGCAATTGCCTTAGAAACCGGTCGTACCGGCGTGCGAGCGTTACGTTACGAAGAACCGGAAGAAGCGCCGGTGGAACAAGCACAGCCGGTACCGGCCGCCGCACCGACTGCACAACCGAATGTAGTAACCAATAAAGAAGGTCACTTAGAAATCGGTTTGGCGCGTATTGACGACCGTTTAATCCATGGTCAGGTAGCGACCCGTTGGACCAAAGAAAGCCGGGTAACCCGTATCGTGGTAGTAAACGATGATGTGGCGAAAGATTCAGTGCGTTCAACCATGTTGAAAAGCGTCGCGCCTCCGGGTGTGACCGCTCATGTGGTGAATGTAGATAAAATGATCCGTGTTTATAACAATCCTGAATATGCGGGCGAGCGTATGATGTTGTTATTCACTAACCCGACCGATGTGGTAAAACTCATGCAGGCGGGTGTGGAATTTAAATCAATCAATATCGGCGGCATGGCATATAAAGACGGTAAACAAATGATTACCAGCGCCGTAGCGGTAGACAGTCAGGATATTGATGCATTCAAAATCCTTGATGCAAAAGGTATTGAACTTGATGTTCGTAAAGTTTCAAACGATGCGCGTCAGTACATGATGGATTTATTAAAGAAAAATAACTTAATCTAA
- a CDS encoding VOC family protein, whose translation MASLFSGFHHIAIIVSDYEKSKYFYTQILGAEVIEETYRASRHSYKLDLKFADGSQIELFSFPSSPSRLTMPEACGLRHLAFKVKDIEEAVQYLKTQQIECEDIRIDELTGKKFTFFKDPDNLPLELYEFNSFKGG comes from the coding sequence TTGGCTTCACTGTTTAGCGGATTCCATCATATTGCGATTATTGTATCCGATTATGAGAAATCAAAATATTTTTATACCCAGATTCTTGGGGCTGAAGTAATTGAGGAAACATATCGCGCTTCTCGCCATAGTTATAAATTAGATCTTAAATTTGCTGACGGAAGTCAAATAGAGTTGTTTTCTTTTCCTTCTTCCCCCAGTCGTTTAACCATGCCGGAAGCGTGCGGATTACGTCATTTAGCATTTAAAGTTAAGGATATTGAAGAAGCCGTACAATATTTAAAAACTCAACAAATTGAATGTGAAGATATTCGAATCGATGAATTAACCGGGAAAAAATTTACTTTTTTTAAGGATCCTGATAATTTGCCATTGGAATTATATGAATTTAATTCATTCAAAGGAGGGTGA
- a CDS encoding cytochrome c-type biogenesis protein, protein MKKLTALLIMLVAVVASPCFAAIDAFNFSSAQQENDYHALTNELRCPQCQNNNIADSNATIAIDMRAKVFELLQEGKTKQDVVNYMVERYGHFVTYNPPITVATILLWILPALLICFGLAFVFRQKGKTLIKNSSQDISTENSTVENLSDEQQKRLKALLKNKE, encoded by the coding sequence ATGAAAAAATTGACCGCACTTTTGATTATGCTTGTTGCCGTTGTCGCATCGCCTTGTTTTGCGGCGATTGACGCTTTTAATTTCAGTTCCGCCCAGCAGGAAAACGATTATCACGCGTTAACCAACGAATTGCGTTGCCCGCAATGCCAGAATAATAACATCGCGGATTCGAATGCGACTATCGCTATAGATATGCGGGCGAAAGTTTTCGAATTATTGCAAGAGGGTAAAACGAAGCAAGACGTGGTGAACTACATGGTGGAGCGTTACGGACATTTTGTTACCTATAATCCGCCGATTACCGTTGCAACCATTCTGTTATGGATATTGCCGGCATTATTAATTTGTTTTGGCTTAGCATTTGTTTTTCGTCAAAAAGGCAAAACTTTAATAAAAAATTCTTCTCAGGATATTTCAACAGAGAATTCAACGGTTGAAAACTTATCGGACGAACAGCAAAAACGCTTAAAGGCGTTATTGAAAAACAAGGAATAA
- a CDS encoding DsbE family thiol:disulfide interchange protein, whose product MNKKLYLPLLIFLILVGAFFIQLRQNASGGDPKLLESALVGKPVPEKVMQGLFDNKDYTSGVFKQGKPILLNVWATWCPTCYAEHQYLNELAKQGITIIGVDYKDDSAKAVKWLKDLDNPYQLVLKDEKGSLALDLGVYGAPETFIIDGKGVIHYRLAGDVNEKVWKNTLLPIYNQLLEDGK is encoded by the coding sequence ATGAATAAAAAACTTTATCTTCCTTTACTTATCTTTTTGATTTTAGTGGGGGCTTTTTTCATCCAATTGCGGCAAAATGCTTCCGGTGGTGATCCTAAATTATTGGAATCCGCTTTGGTTGGTAAGCCCGTACCGGAAAAAGTAATGCAAGGGTTATTCGATAACAAAGACTATACTTCCGGGGTGTTCAAACAGGGCAAGCCTATTTTATTGAATGTGTGGGCGACCTGGTGTCCCACTTGTTATGCGGAACATCAATATTTAAATGAGCTGGCTAAACAAGGCATTACCATTATCGGTGTGGATTATAAAGACGATTCGGCTAAAGCCGTTAAATGGCTGAAAGACCTTGATAATCCTTATCAGTTGGTATTAAAAGATGAAAAAGGTTCATTAGCCTTGGATCTTGGCGTTTATGGCGCGCCGGAAACCTTCATTATTGACGGGAAAGGCGTGATTCATTATCGTTTAGCCGGCGATGTAAACGAAAAAGTGTGGAAAAACACGCTATTACCGATTTATAACCAATTGCTTGAGGACGGGAAATAA
- a CDS encoding DUF986 family protein: MTNTILLICIILFFAYAFYDQFGMDKRKGETKLKVRLKKQAKIDAVIFVILIACLFAYQSKESLLNIDSFTIFLLATAVVLAVYTAFIRSPMLILKEKGFFYSNLFIEYDKIRQLNLAEGNIFVVDLTNGKRLLLPIADERDKEKIVTFFGGYKEHKQENK, translated from the coding sequence ATGACGAATACAATTCTTCTCATCTGCATTATCCTGTTTTTTGCCTACGCCTTCTATGATCAGTTCGGTATGGATAAACGTAAAGGCGAAACAAAACTCAAAGTGCGGTTAAAAAAACAGGCAAAAATTGATGCCGTTATTTTTGTGATACTCATCGCCTGCTTATTTGCTTATCAATCAAAAGAATCTTTACTCAATATAGATTCCTTCACTATCTTCTTATTGGCAACCGCCGTGGTGCTCGCCGTTTACACCGCATTTATCCGCTCGCCTATGCTGATTTTGAAAGAGAAAGGGTTTTTCTACAGCAATTTATTTATCGAATATGATAAAATCCGTCAGCTTAATTTAGCCGAAGGAAATATTTTCGTAGTGGATCTCACCAACGGCAAACGTTTATTACTACCGATCGCCGATGAACGGGACAAAGAAAAAATCGTCACTTTTTTTGGCGGATATAAAGAACATAAACAGGAAAACAAATAA
- the ccmE gene encoding cytochrome c maturation protein CcmE has translation MNPRRKSRLTIILFVLLGVTIASSLVLYALRQNIDLFYTPSEVISGKNDDPDTIPEVGQRIRVGGMVVEGTVKRDPNSLKVSFNVNDIGPEITVEYEGILPDLFREGQGIVAQGVLKEPKLLEATEVLAKHDENYVPPDLSEKMEQVHKPMGISNQDMQGESDRDRLDKAVNSVEEGKK, from the coding sequence ATGAATCCAAGACGTAAATCAAGATTAACCATTATTCTTTTTGTATTGCTGGGTGTGACTATCGCTTCTTCTTTGGTTTTGTATGCGCTTCGTCAGAATATTGATCTGTTTTATACGCCGTCAGAGGTTATCAGCGGTAAAAATGACGATCCGGATACCATTCCGGAAGTGGGGCAGCGTATCCGGGTCGGCGGTATGGTGGTTGAGGGGACCGTTAAACGGGACCCTAATAGCCTTAAAGTCAGCTTTAATGTGAATGATATCGGACCTGAAATTACCGTTGAATACGAAGGTATTCTGCCGGATTTATTCCGCGAAGGACAAGGCATTGTCGCTCAAGGCGTATTAAAAGAACCGAAGCTTTTAGAGGCAACGGAAGTGTTGGCAAAACATGATGAAAATTATGTGCCGCCGGATTTAAGTGAAAAAATGGAGCAAGTCCATAAACCTATGGGTATATCCAATCAAGATATGCAAGGTGAAAGCGATCGTGATCGTCTGGATAAGGCGGTTAATTCTGTGGAAGAAGGTAAAAAATGA
- a CDS encoding heme lyase CcmF/NrfE family subunit — protein sequence MIAELGNFALALGLAISILLAVFPLWGAEKGNKQLMSLARPMTYGLFICLTFAFGALFYAFAVNDFSIQYVVNNSNSRLPLQYRLSAVWGAHEGSLLLWIWLLSVWSVAVSLFSRQLPQEAVARVLGIMGLVTIGFLIFILFTSNPFVRTFPNLPIDGKELNPMLQDVGLIFHPPLLYMGYVGFSVAFAFSIASLMTGKLDTAWARWSRPWTMAAWVFLTVGIVLGSWWAYYELGWGGWWFWDPVENSSLMPWLAGTALLHSLAVTEKRGAFKAWTVLLAILAFSLCLLGTFLVRSGVLVSVHAFASDPTRGLYILAYLIVVIGGSLTLYAYKGGQIRSRDNAERYSRESMLLLNNILLMAALVVVLLGTLLPLVHKQLGLGSISIGAPFFNQMFLVLMTPFALLLGIGPLVKWRRDKFSAIRKPVIISLFLMIILGFALPYFIGNKLSLSAVLGTMMVVIITLLSLYELKQRAAHRDNFLIGITKLSRSHWGMFLAHLGVAMTVWGVAFSQNFSVERDVRMSVGDSVNIAGYEYKFQGIRDANGPNYLGGTAQVDILKEGKLEASLFAEKRFYTVSRMTMTEAAIDWGFTRDLYVALGEQLEDKSWAMRLYYKPFIRWIWFGGVFMALGGVLCMFDRRYRFSKILNK from the coding sequence ATGATTGCGGAATTAGGTAATTTTGCGTTAGCCCTCGGCTTAGCTATTTCTATTTTATTAGCGGTTTTCCCGTTATGGGGAGCCGAAAAAGGAAATAAACAATTGATGTCATTGGCACGCCCAATGACTTATGGGTTATTTATTTGTTTAACTTTTGCATTCGGCGCTTTGTTTTATGCCTTTGCGGTCAATGATTTTTCTATTCAATATGTCGTAAATAACTCTAATAGCCGCTTGCCGTTGCAATATCGGTTATCCGCAGTGTGGGGGGCTCACGAGGGTTCGTTATTACTATGGATTTGGTTGTTATCGGTCTGGAGTGTCGCTGTTTCATTATTTAGCCGACAACTGCCACAGGAAGCGGTAGCGCGGGTTCTTGGCATTATGGGGTTAGTGACTATTGGGTTTTTAATCTTTATTTTGTTCACGTCTAACCCTTTTGTGCGTACATTCCCTAATTTGCCGATTGACGGTAAAGAACTTAATCCAATGTTGCAGGATGTAGGTTTGATTTTTCATCCGCCGCTGCTTTACATGGGTTATGTAGGATTCTCCGTCGCGTTTGCTTTTTCAATCGCCTCATTAATGACAGGGAAATTAGACACCGCATGGGCGCGTTGGTCTCGTCCCTGGACAATGGCGGCTTGGGTATTTTTAACCGTAGGTATCGTACTTGGTTCCTGGTGGGCTTATTACGAACTTGGCTGGGGCGGCTGGTGGTTCTGGGATCCGGTAGAAAATTCATCCTTAATGCCTTGGCTTGCCGGCACTGCGTTATTGCATTCTTTAGCAGTGACCGAGAAACGGGGAGCGTTCAAAGCCTGGACGGTACTGCTTGCCATTCTTGCCTTTTCGCTTTGCTTATTAGGTACTTTTTTAGTGCGTTCGGGCGTGTTGGTTTCTGTACATGCTTTTGCTTCCGATCCTACGCGCGGTTTATATATTTTGGCCTATTTGATTGTTGTGATTGGCGGTTCATTAACTCTGTATGCTTACAAAGGGGGGCAAATTCGTTCCCGTGATAATGCCGAGCGCTATTCGCGCGAGTCTATGTTGCTGTTAAATAATATTTTATTAATGGCGGCATTGGTTGTAGTGCTGTTGGGTACATTATTGCCGTTAGTTCATAAGCAGTTGGGATTAGGTTCGATTTCCATCGGTGCACCGTTTTTTAATCAAATGTTTTTGGTTTTAATGACGCCGTTCGCTTTGTTATTAGGCATCGGGCCTTTAGTTAAATGGCGTCGGGATAAATTTTCCGCTATCCGTAAGCCGGTTATTATCAGTTTGTTTTTGATGATTATTCTAGGTTTTGCGTTGCCTTACTTTATCGGCAATAAATTATCCCTAAGTGCGGTACTTGGTACGATGATGGTGGTGATTATTACTCTGCTAAGCTTGTATGAACTGAAACAACGCGCCGCCCATCGGGACAACTTCTTAATCGGCATTACTAAATTATCACGTTCTCATTGGGGAATGTTTCTAGCTCATTTAGGCGTTGCCATGACTGTTTGGGGCGTGGCTTTCAGCCAAAACTTTAGTGTTGAGCGTGACGTAAGAATGTCGGTCGGCGATTCCGTGAACATTGCCGGTTATGAATATAAATTCCAAGGCATACGGGATGCAAACGGACCGAACTATTTAGGCGGCACGGCGCAAGTGGATATTTTAAAAGAGGGTAAACTTGAAGCTTCTTTATTTGCCGAAAAACGGTTCTATACGGTAAGCCGCATGACAATGACGGAAGCCGCCATCGATTGGGGATTTACCCGTGATCTGTATGTGGCGTTAGGCGAGCAGTTAGAGGATAAATCCTGGGCAATGCGTCTATATTACAAACCTTTTATCCGTTGGATTTGGTTTGGCGGCGTCTTTATGGCTCTAGGGGGGGTACTCTGTATGTTCGATCGTCGTTACCGTTTTTCTAAAATTTTAAATAAATAG
- the ccmI gene encoding c-type cytochrome biogenesis protein CcmI — protein MTFWISALVFTLIMTFICFYPLLRGQTDREQETNRDSLNKAFYFDRLKEIEEDEKQGLLDNAAQLKTELQQSLLEDIPEGVTEKTDKKAYSKLWFVSAFLFLGIIAGVSYFKVGGWQSQEMMAKSYEKLPYFYERLQEEDTKPLDDTELQQFATALRIKLQKEPNDADGWWLLGQLGTAMGNGELAHNGYSKAAELKPDNTDYKLAYARTLMFSDDKADRAKGNELLKEVIRSDHSNLQALSLLAFNYFEEEDYKMAAVTWAMMLRLLPEDDPKRALIEKSIRSARDALAEQEQEKHNQMIPQNK, from the coding sequence ATGACTTTTTGGATAAGCGCGCTCGTTTTTACCCTAATTATGACATTCATTTGTTTTTATCCGCTTTTGCGCGGGCAAACCGATAGAGAGCAAGAAACCAACCGGGATTCATTAAATAAAGCTTTCTATTTTGATCGTCTGAAAGAAATTGAAGAGGATGAAAAGCAAGGATTACTGGATAATGCGGCACAACTTAAAACCGAGTTGCAACAGTCTCTATTGGAAGATATACCTGAAGGCGTAACGGAAAAAACGGATAAAAAAGCTTACAGTAAATTATGGTTTGTTTCGGCATTTCTTTTCTTGGGTATTATTGCCGGGGTGAGCTATTTTAAAGTGGGCGGTTGGCAATCTCAGGAAATGATGGCGAAAAGCTATGAAAAATTACCCTACTTCTATGAACGTTTGCAAGAAGAAGACACAAAACCTTTAGATGATACGGAATTACAGCAATTTGCCACCGCACTTCGTATTAAGTTGCAAAAAGAGCCTAACGATGCCGACGGTTGGTGGTTGCTCGGTCAGCTTGGTACGGCTATGGGGAACGGTGAGCTGGCCCACAACGGTTATAGTAAAGCGGCGGAACTAAAGCCTGATAATACGGACTATAAATTAGCTTATGCCCGCACCTTAATGTTCTCTGATGATAAAGCCGATAGAGCCAAAGGAAACGAACTATTAAAAGAGGTAATTCGCAGCGATCATTCAAATTTACAGGCGCTGAGTTTGTTAGCGTTCAATTATTTCGAAGAGGAAGATTATAAAATGGCGGCGGTTACTTGGGCGATGATGTTACGATTACTGCCGGAAGATGATCCTAAACGAGCTCTAATCGAAAAAAGCATTCGTTCCGCTCGGGATGCACTGGCTGAGCAGGAACAAGAAAAGCATAACCAAATGATTCCGCAAAATAAATAA